In Acidobacteriaceae bacterium, the following are encoded in one genomic region:
- a CDS encoding MarR family transcriptional regulator — MANEPANEATSAALWLVMARAYRAMASFVEHSVAALGIGLSDFMILEALLHKGPMTMSALCDAVLLARPSMTSAIDRLEELKLVQRIFSKEDRRARTVELTVAGAAQIKRLYARHLRDLDEVMKDTTAAERAEVRRVLKTVGLAAQASTPTTSR; from the coding sequence ATGGCGAACGAACCTGCAAACGAAGCAACCAGCGCGGCCCTCTGGCTGGTCATGGCGCGAGCCTATCGCGCCATGGCCTCCTTCGTGGAGCACTCCGTCGCTGCGCTCGGCATCGGCCTCTCGGACTTCATGATCCTCGAAGCCCTGCTGCACAAAGGCCCGATGACGATGTCCGCACTCTGCGACGCCGTGCTGCTCGCCCGCCCGTCGATGACCTCGGCGATCGACCGGCTCGAAGAACTGAAGCTCGTCCAGCGCATCTTCTCCAAGGAAGATCGGCGTGCCCGCACGGTCGAACTCACCGTCGCAGGCGCGGCGCAGATCAAGCGCCTCTACGCTCGGCACCTCCGCGACCTCGATGAAGTGATGAAGGACACCACAGCTGCCGAGCGCGCCGAAGTCCGCCGCGTGCTCAAGACCGTCGGCCTGGCTGCACAAGCCAGCACCCCAACGACGTCCCGCTAA
- the gcvPA gene encoding aminomethyl-transferring glycine dehydrogenase subunit GcvPA, with protein sequence MRYLPKSPADRLEMLEAIGVPSIDSLFESVPAEYRLTGDLNIPRQHSESEVLDRFKAFAANVASGEISEAKPGALYSSFLGAGAYRHYRPVVIDSLVQRGEFLTSYTPYQPEIAQGTLQATFEFQTMICELTGMEIANASMYDGSTGCAEAVMMAVRVTGRSGAVVARTVHPEYREVLTTTVQHQGIPVSEVEYVRETGRVDLAALEAAIGDDTACVLIQSPNFFGTVEDVAAIAEIAHKKGALLIVSIAEALSLGIVKPPVEADIVSLEAQSFGVAVGFGGPYCGVLACKEKFLRQMPGRLCGETKDSNGKRGFVLTLSTREQHIRREKATSNICTNQALVSLMVTIYLTVYGKEGLKELAEQNLAKAAYLRSALEKAGAKKLFSGPSFNEFAVALPSSAEAANAKLLDKQIIGGLSLAKWYPELGEGASLWCATELTTKAQMDAVTEAL encoded by the coding sequence ATGCGCTATCTTCCCAAATCCCCTGCTGACCGTCTCGAAATGCTCGAAGCGATCGGTGTGCCGTCGATCGATTCGTTGTTTGAGAGCGTACCGGCGGAGTATCGCCTGACAGGCGATCTGAATATTCCTCGCCAGCACTCGGAGAGCGAAGTGCTCGACCGCTTTAAGGCGTTTGCCGCCAATGTGGCTAGCGGCGAGATCAGCGAAGCGAAGCCCGGAGCACTCTATTCGAGCTTCCTCGGCGCAGGTGCGTATCGGCACTATCGCCCGGTAGTGATCGACTCGCTGGTGCAGCGTGGTGAGTTTCTGACCAGCTATACGCCCTATCAGCCGGAGATCGCGCAGGGAACGTTGCAGGCGACGTTCGAGTTCCAGACGATGATCTGCGAGCTGACGGGCATGGAGATTGCCAACGCGTCGATGTATGACGGCTCGACCGGATGCGCCGAGGCCGTGATGATGGCTGTGCGCGTAACCGGCCGCTCGGGCGCGGTGGTGGCCCGTACCGTTCACCCGGAGTACCGCGAGGTGCTGACGACGACGGTGCAGCATCAGGGCATTCCTGTTTCGGAAGTGGAGTACGTCCGCGAGACCGGACGCGTTGACCTGGCGGCGCTGGAAGCAGCTATCGGCGACGATACGGCCTGCGTGCTGATCCAGTCGCCGAACTTCTTCGGCACAGTGGAAGACGTTGCTGCGATTGCGGAGATTGCTCACAAGAAGGGTGCGCTGCTGATCGTTTCGATCGCCGAAGCGCTCTCGCTGGGCATTGTGAAGCCGCCGGTCGAAGCCGACATCGTTTCGCTGGAAGCGCAGAGCTTTGGTGTGGCGGTGGGCTTCGGCGGACCGTACTGCGGCGTGCTCGCGTGCAAGGAGAAGTTCCTGCGCCAGATGCCGGGCCGTCTTTGCGGTGAGACGAAGGATTCCAACGGCAAGCGTGGCTTTGTGCTGACGCTGTCGACGCGCGAGCAGCATATCCGCCGCGAGAAGGCGACTTCGAACATCTGCACGAACCAGGCCCTGGTATCGCTGATGGTGACGATCTACCTCACCGTCTACGGCAAGGAAGGCCTGAAGGAACTCGCAGAGCAGAACCTGGCGAAGGCGGCGTATCTGCGTTCGGCGCTGGAGAAGGCCGGAGCGAAGAAGCTGTTCAGCGGACCGAGCTTCAATGAGTTTGCCGTGGCCCTTCCCTCGTCTGCAGAGGCAGCGAATGCGAAGCTGCTGGACAAGCAGATCATCGGCGGGCTGTCGCTGGCGAAGTGGTATCCGGAGCTGGGAGAGGGCGCCTCGCTGTGGTGCGCCACAGAGCTGACGACGAAGGCCCAGATGGATGCGGTGACGGAGGCTCTCTAG
- a CDS encoding SPOR domain-containing protein yields MPPNFRPRNEHLGRSRGEQPAQDKRMIVWGACGVALLVLLFALWHMFSGSSKPKPAAQTAAAVVPAAPTAAAASQPAPVVVPVAHGWHVIAYTYNHAGQAQAKADSIARKHGNLNPQVFSPTSHGPYLVALGGVMSEAEAKATLQRARRSGMPRDAFMRNY; encoded by the coding sequence ATGCCGCCGAACTTCCGCCCGCGCAATGAACATCTCGGTCGCTCGCGCGGCGAGCAGCCAGCGCAGGACAAGCGGATGATCGTTTGGGGAGCCTGCGGAGTCGCTCTTCTGGTGCTCCTCTTCGCGCTCTGGCACATGTTCTCCGGGTCCAGCAAGCCGAAGCCTGCAGCACAAACCGCTGCAGCGGTGGTTCCTGCTGCTCCGACGGCGGCAGCAGCCTCTCAGCCCGCGCCGGTCGTCGTTCCTGTCGCCCACGGCTGGCACGTCATCGCCTACACCTACAACCACGCCGGTCAGGCGCAGGCGAAAGCCGACAGCATTGCACGTAAGCACGGCAACCTCAACCCGCAGGTCTTCAGCCCCACCAGCCACGGGCCGTACCTTGTCGCGCTGGGCGGCGTGATGAGCGAAGCCGAAGCGAAGGCCACGCTGCAACGCGCACGTCGCTCCGGTATGCCGCGCGACGCGTTCATGCGCAACTACTAA
- a CDS encoding ring-cleaving dioxygenase translates to MKPIVGLHHVTAIASDPQQNLDFYTEVLGLRLVKRTVNFDDPGTYHFYFGDDIGTPGTVLTFFPWPHARRGSAGAGEVTHTAFSIPAASVDYWHERLTEKGILVERTGKRFNGAEEVLTLADPDGMKLELVAHNDVPNLTPPRYADVPAEHAIRGFFGVTMLERELPATEKALNLLGLTKTAEEGSRIRFRSPDGTVLGNQIDVVVDPNAGYGHSGAGSVHHIAFRASDDSSEAEWQQKIGTELSVTPILDRQYFHSIYFREPGGVLFELATDTPGFLYDEPVEKLGEALKLPSWIEPQRELVEARVLPITMSQSSATVTEKAGE, encoded by the coding sequence ATGAAACCCATCGTTGGACTCCACCACGTCACCGCCATTGCATCTGATCCGCAGCAGAACCTCGACTTCTACACCGAAGTTCTCGGACTCCGCCTGGTCAAGCGCACCGTCAACTTCGACGACCCCGGCACCTACCACTTTTACTTTGGCGACGACATTGGAACCCCCGGCACGGTGCTGACCTTCTTCCCCTGGCCGCACGCTCGCCGCGGCTCGGCAGGCGCTGGCGAGGTCACGCACACCGCCTTCAGCATTCCCGCAGCTTCGGTCGACTACTGGCATGAGCGCCTGACGGAGAAGGGAATCCTCGTCGAACGCACAGGCAAGCGCTTCAACGGAGCCGAAGAGGTGTTGACGCTGGCTGACCCCGACGGCATGAAGCTAGAGCTCGTCGCTCACAACGACGTGCCGAACCTCACACCGCCACGCTACGCCGACGTCCCGGCCGAGCACGCGATCCGTGGTTTCTTCGGCGTCACCATGCTTGAACGCGAACTTCCGGCGACGGAAAAAGCGCTCAACCTGCTCGGTCTGACGAAGACCGCAGAGGAGGGAAGCCGCATCCGCTTCCGTTCTCCTGACGGCACCGTTCTGGGCAACCAGATCGACGTCGTCGTCGACCCCAACGCAGGCTACGGACACTCCGGCGCAGGCAGCGTGCACCACATCGCTTTCCGCGCTTCGGACGACTCCTCCGAGGCCGAGTGGCAGCAGAAGATCGGCACCGAGCTGAGCGTCACGCCCATTCTCGACCGCCAGTACTTCCACTCGATCTACTTCCGCGAGCCCGGCGGCGTGCTCTTTGAGCTTGCCACCGACACGCCCGGCTTCCTCTACGACGAGCCCGTCGAAAAGCTCGGCGAAGCGCTCAAGCTGCCCTCGTGGATCGAGCCGCAGCGCGAGCTGGTCGAGGCCCGCGTACTTCCGATCACCATGTCGCAGTCCAGCGCGACCGTTACCGAGAAAGCAGGCGAGTAA
- the tatA gene encoding twin-arginine translocase TatA/TatE family subunit: protein MGELFTPTHLIVLAIVAIVLFGGKKLPELGKGLGEGLRGFKEGVKGVSDEVNAAKPAESAHTVTPKADETTKPVA, encoded by the coding sequence ATGGGTGAACTTTTCACGCCCACACATCTGATCGTTCTGGCCATCGTGGCCATCGTGCTGTTTGGCGGCAAGAAACTGCCGGAACTGGGCAAGGGACTCGGCGAAGGCCTGCGCGGCTTCAAGGAAGGCGTCAAAGGCGTCAGCGATGAAGTAAACGCCGCGAAGCCCGCCGAAAGCGCGCACACCGTGACGCCCAAAGCAGACGAGACCACCAAGCCCGTAGCCTAA
- a CDS encoding dienelactone hydrolase family protein: MTNQNPHASTPVLHAGVPLAEARGAVVLLHGRGGSAQDILSLSSPLHREGLAYLAPQAAGSTWYPTSFMAPREANEPFVTSALAKVESVVAEMEAAGISRDRIVIAGFSQGACLTTEFVASHPARYAGLIAFTGGLIGPPEADLTHAGSLVGTPALLLSGDPDPHVPWTRVEASAAELRRMGADVLTRRYPGRPHTITGEEIDHARRLLEAAFA; this comes from the coding sequence ATGACGAACCAGAACCCTCACGCCAGCACGCCGGTCCTCCACGCCGGCGTGCCCCTGGCCGAAGCTCGCGGTGCGGTCGTGCTGTTGCACGGTCGCGGCGGCTCCGCGCAGGACATCCTCTCGCTCAGCTCGCCGCTGCATCGCGAAGGCCTCGCTTATCTTGCGCCACAGGCTGCCGGAAGCACCTGGTATCCGACGTCCTTCATGGCGCCACGGGAAGCGAACGAGCCGTTCGTCACCTCGGCGCTGGCGAAGGTCGAAAGCGTCGTCGCGGAAATGGAAGCTGCAGGCATCAGCCGCGACCGCATTGTGATCGCAGGCTTCTCGCAGGGAGCCTGCCTGACGACGGAGTTCGTCGCCTCGCATCCTGCTCGCTACGCTGGGCTGATCGCTTTCACTGGCGGCCTCATCGGCCCCCCGGAAGCGGACCTAACTCACGCGGGCTCGCTCGTCGGCACGCCTGCGCTGTTGCTCTCCGGCGACCCCGACCCGCACGTCCCCTGGACGCGTGTGGAGGCCTCCGCTGCCGAACTCCGCCGCATGGGGGCTGATGTGTTGACGCGTCGCTACCCCGGCCGTCCGCACACCATCACGGGCGAAGAGATCGACCACGCGCGCCGTCTGCTCGAAGCGGCCTTCGCATGA
- the gcvH gene encoding glycine cleavage system protein GcvH gives MSYPANYRYAKSHEWLALEGETGTIGITDYAQSSLGDIVFVELPKVGQEIEAGSTFGSVESVKAVSDLYSPVTGTVTEINEALNSAPETINTDANATWLIKLAVTNTDEANALLSAEDYEKFVAEETGH, from the coding sequence ATGAGCTATCCCGCAAACTATCGTTATGCCAAGTCGCACGAGTGGCTTGCCCTCGAGGGCGAGACCGGAACCATCGGTATCACTGACTACGCTCAGAGCTCGCTGGGCGACATTGTTTTTGTCGAACTGCCCAAGGTTGGCCAGGAGATTGAGGCCGGATCGACGTTCGGTTCGGTGGAGAGCGTGAAGGCTGTCAGCGATCTGTACTCCCCGGTGACGGGCACGGTAACGGAGATCAACGAGGCGTTGAACTCGGCGCCGGAGACGATCAACACGGACGCGAATGCTACCTGGCTGATCAAGCTGGCGGTCACCAACACGGACGAGGCCAATGCGCTGCTGAGCGCAGAGGACTATGAGAAGTTCGTAGCGGAAGAAACCGGTCACTAA
- a CDS encoding M17 family peptidase N-terminal domain-containing protein: MRPFRSAALLAAVFVSLSLTTSAQTPKGARLPVKGSAIPVDVLVESPADAPGDLQIICLFEAGGEEPFQASLAELDTRLGGVLSSLRYGNAFRGTFGETLLITPKPGAMAAKRLLLVGLGDRDGFTAAREDFIGEVVYTESNRLGATAPTFAPTVLDGGKKGIHTGDVAKAFLQGFERTRALQEDLYNAGHTVKPVVAKLTFLAGTAHAVDTQHGLEAALQYDVRMIKMEHAKASK; this comes from the coding sequence ATGCGCCCGTTCCGCTCTGCAGCTCTGCTTGCTGCTGTTTTCGTGTCTCTCTCGCTGACCACGTCCGCGCAAACGCCGAAAGGCGCACGCCTCCCAGTGAAGGGCTCGGCGATCCCCGTTGATGTCCTCGTCGAAAGCCCGGCGGACGCTCCCGGCGATCTGCAGATCATCTGCCTCTTCGAAGCAGGCGGCGAAGAGCCGTTTCAGGCCTCGCTTGCCGAACTCGACACCAGGCTCGGCGGCGTCCTTTCTTCTCTGCGTTACGGCAACGCGTTCCGTGGCACGTTTGGCGAAACGCTCCTGATCACGCCCAAACCCGGCGCGATGGCCGCAAAGCGTCTCCTGCTCGTCGGGCTCGGCGATCGTGACGGCTTCACCGCCGCTCGCGAAGACTTCATCGGTGAGGTGGTCTATACCGAAAGCAATCGCCTCGGCGCGACCGCCCCAACCTTCGCTCCAACGGTGCTCGACGGCGGGAAGAAGGGCATCCACACCGGCGACGTCGCCAAGGCTTTCCTGCAAGGCTTCGAACGCACACGCGCCCTTCAGGAAGATCTCTACAACGCTGGCCACACCGTCAAGCCGGTGGTCGCGAAGCTCACCTTCCTTGCAGGTACTGCGCACGCGGTCGACACGCAACACGGCCTTGAAGCTGCGCTGCAGTATGACGTCCGCATGATCAAGATGGAGCACGCAAAGGCCAGCAAGTAG
- a CDS encoding polyphosphate kinase 2 family protein: protein MKLKSPFLVQPGSKLKLADVQTKTHHGVKDEAAAKLLTAKNRDKLEDLQEKLYATQHKSVLIVLQGMDTAGKDGTIRHIFSGINPQGCNVASFKVPTSLELRHDFLWRCHLQTPPRGMIEIFNRSHYEDVLSPRVHGAIDKSTVHERMNAINDWEKMLADNGTVVLKFFLHISQKEQTERLQARIDTPSKHWKLSPSDFAERLFWDDYQEAYQDLLRQTSKKHAPWFVIPADHKWYRDMAISTVLVDALDGLKMQMPAPEFNPEGLDLKKQKPEKVAQEVKLRAAKASSGK, encoded by the coding sequence ATGAAACTGAAATCTCCGTTCCTCGTGCAGCCTGGCAGCAAACTGAAGCTTGCGGATGTGCAGACAAAAACGCATCACGGCGTAAAAGACGAGGCTGCGGCCAAGTTGTTGACGGCAAAGAACCGCGACAAGCTTGAAGACCTTCAGGAAAAGCTCTACGCCACGCAACATAAGTCGGTGCTGATTGTGCTGCAGGGCATGGATACGGCGGGCAAAGACGGCACGATTCGCCACATCTTTTCAGGCATCAATCCGCAGGGATGCAATGTGGCTTCCTTTAAAGTGCCGACATCGCTGGAGTTACGGCATGACTTCCTGTGGCGCTGCCATCTGCAGACGCCCCCGCGCGGCATGATCGAGATCTTCAATCGCTCGCACTATGAGGATGTTCTGTCACCGCGCGTGCACGGCGCGATCGACAAAAGCACGGTCCACGAGCGGATGAACGCGATCAACGACTGGGAGAAGATGCTGGCAGACAATGGCACGGTCGTTTTGAAGTTTTTCCTGCACATCTCGCAGAAGGAACAGACGGAGCGCTTGCAGGCCAGAATTGACACGCCGAGCAAACATTGGAAGCTTTCACCATCGGACTTTGCGGAGCGTCTTTTCTGGGACGACTACCAGGAGGCGTATCAGGACCTCCTGCGCCAGACGTCGAAAAAACATGCGCCGTGGTTCGTTATCCCCGCAGATCACAAGTGGTATCGCGATATGGCGATCTCCACGGTGCTGGTGGACGCCCTGGACGGGTTGAAGATGCAGATGCCCGCGCCGGAGTTCAACCCCGAGGGGCTGGATCTGAAGAAGCAGAAACCGGAGAAGGTAGCGCAGGAAGTGAAGCTGCGCGCGGCAAAGGCGTCGTCCGGCAAGTAG
- the gcvT gene encoding glycine cleavage system aminomethyltransferase GcvT, translating to MDTTLANALPLRKTSLHSTHLGHKARMVDFGGWDMPVQYSGLIEEHMAVRERVGIFDVSHMGDIQLRGPNSLAAVQKLLMNDASKLQIGQAHYSAMLTPDGTFVDDVVLHKLGENDFLIVINAGTREKDVKWVRSVIGGMSGVHVTDVSDYYTQIAIQGPRAKDTLQKLTGKDLSEIKNYWFTWGTVCGCHNTLIARTGYTGEDGFEIYVPSDEPTSARVWQEVLAAGAEFGIQPCGLGARNTLRLESAMALYGHEISDTINVFEANLGRYCKLDKGTDFVGREALLKVQEEGGPKRKLVGLEVVERGIARDGYPVKSAEGLVIGEVTSGSPAVFLKKNIALAYVPVEFAEVGKEVFVEIRNQPVKAVVVPTPFYKKPKAAAPVVTAPLS from the coding sequence ATGGACACTACGCTCGCAAACGCCCTTCCGCTTCGTAAGACTTCCCTTCACTCGACGCACCTCGGGCACAAGGCCCGCATGGTCGACTTCGGCGGCTGGGACATGCCGGTGCAGTACAGCGGCCTGATTGAAGAACATATGGCCGTGCGTGAACGCGTGGGCATCTTCGATGTGTCGCACATGGGCGACATTCAACTGCGTGGACCGAACTCGCTGGCCGCCGTGCAGAAGCTGCTGATGAACGATGCCAGCAAGCTGCAGATCGGGCAGGCGCATTACTCCGCGATGCTGACGCCGGACGGCACTTTCGTCGACGACGTGGTGCTGCACAAGCTGGGCGAGAACGACTTTCTGATCGTCATCAACGCCGGCACGCGCGAGAAGGACGTGAAGTGGGTGCGGTCGGTGATCGGCGGCATGAGCGGTGTACACGTCACCGACGTGAGCGACTACTACACGCAGATTGCGATTCAGGGACCCCGCGCCAAGGACACGCTGCAGAAGCTGACCGGCAAGGATCTGAGCGAGATCAAGAACTACTGGTTCACCTGGGGCACGGTGTGCGGCTGCCACAACACGCTGATTGCACGCACGGGCTACACAGGTGAAGACGGCTTCGAGATTTATGTGCCGAGCGATGAGCCGACCTCGGCCCGCGTGTGGCAGGAAGTGCTGGCCGCTGGTGCGGAGTTCGGCATTCAGCCGTGCGGTCTGGGCGCGCGCAACACACTGCGCCTGGAGTCTGCGATGGCGCTCTACGGCCACGAGATTTCGGACACGATCAACGTCTTCGAGGCCAACCTGGGACGCTACTGCAAGCTCGACAAGGGCACGGACTTTGTGGGCCGCGAGGCGCTGCTGAAGGTGCAGGAGGAGGGCGGGCCGAAGCGCAAACTGGTTGGGCTCGAAGTAGTCGAGCGCGGTATCGCCCGTGATGGCTACCCGGTGAAATCGGCTGAAGGGCTGGTGATCGGCGAAGTGACGAGCGGATCGCCTGCGGTCTTCCTGAAGAAGAACATCGCGCTGGCGTATGTTCCGGTGGAGTTCGCGGAGGTCGGCAAGGAAGTGTTTGTCGAGATTCGCAATCAGCCGGTGAAGGCGGTGGTGGTGCCGACGCCGTTCTACAAGAAGCCGAAGGCGGCTGCGCCGGTTGTAACGGCTCCGCTGAGCTAA